One Glycine soja cultivar W05 chromosome 7, ASM419377v2, whole genome shotgun sequence genomic window, TCTCCTGTTCAGAATGACAGtgttaaaaatctaaattgacaACATTGTCAAATGTCAATGACCTCAAATCATGACAAACAAGATAGGAGTGCTTTTTACCGGAGGAATGTCAACAAAATACTGGACGTCCTTAAATGCTATTGACAGTGGCTCAAAGGGCAAGACCATTTTCCCTGCATGACCAACCATGTAAAAGATACCAAAATTCCTTACTATTTTTGCTTGAAAGAAATAACTCTTCTTTGAGATAATTTATCATAGAAGCTTTATTCACCTGTGCTTTGATTTTCCCTTGGTGTGTGGCCAATATCAACAGTAACTGACTTTAGTTCCACACTATTGCTTGTTTCTCGTTCCCTTAGTTGAGAGAGCCTCTTTTTTGAGACTAAAGCTCGAGACATCTTAGGCTCTGGATCCATTCCCCATTAAGTCAGTGGattgaacaaaataatttaactgtTCGATTCTTTTCCTTGTATTAACTTAGATAGGACTTACGTTTTATGTATGATAATGCCAAGACAAATCCAAAATCAAATAGTATGGTGAAACCAAGTAGGGCTCCAACTGATAGCCAATAGAAGTGGCTGTCAAAATCTAAACCGTGACTCCTAAGAACCTCCCTCCCTACAGTGATATTTCCCTCTTGGATCtgcaaataaaaaggaaaataatttagatatataCATAAGACTCTGACCTATCATGAAGCTGAATAAATAATTGTCTTAGAAGATACCTTTTGCCAGCGAGGAGCAAGAAATTCATTTAGTGTTATTCCTATTTCCCCATATGACATGGGAGAAAGCCAAAATCCCCACCTCAACCACCGTGGTAGTGATGCTGCAGTGAATATAACTCCATGAGACATGAGTAACTTTGTGATTAGTACAACATCTTATAGCTAGAGACGATAAAAATTGCTTACGCCGAGGAAGAATAAAGCCTCCAAACAAGAACATCAGTACTAAGACCAAGGAACCAACAGTTGTAGCTGcaacatcagttttgaaaactgAAGCAAGACAACGACACATGGAAGTTGATGACATATGCAAAGTGACCAACAAAAGAAACTGGCGGAGGAACCTAATcccataagagagagagagataagaaaaactttgcaaagtaaaagaaaagtagGCTATTTTGTGTGTGCATGAAATTAAACAAAGTACTTGCCTTGTTATTTCAGGGCTGTAGCCTATAACATAATATGTTACTGATGTCCAAACTATAGAATCAAGAACTGAAAATGGAATCTTTAGAATGGCCGATGGAAGGCAGTATGCCCAAGCTGGATAGAGATAGAATTCCTTCTGCTTATCAACAACAGGGAGTCTAGTAATAGTCATGATTAACTCTGCAACCCCATTAGTCATGAGGCGGACAAGTGTATAGTACAATGAACCCAATAAATAGTTTGCACCTATCAAGTCCACAGCCCGCTGAGTACGTATGAAGACTGTCATTGTTATGATAGCTGTGATTGTTAGCTGCAAAATGAGAAAAGGAAACAAGTAAGATCCAAGTAACTGGCTGAAGTATTCAGGTGTCACTTAGTTGGGTTGAACCCGATACTAACCTGTGCAGTTTTAAATACATAGATAAATGAGTTCCGTTTCATGAGAAGAATCTCTCTCTTCATACAAGCTTTAAACAAATCCAATTTTCCCAAGGAGTACTTGCTAAATGATAAAGCATTTTTATGGGACTCTGATTTATCATCTGGCCGTGAGAGCTCATCATTTAACATTCTCCCCCAATAACTTGATTTGAATATTTGAGAGAATTCATCCACTGAAACATATTTGTAAGGAATATCAGTGCGGTACCAGTATTGCCTTTGATCCTTCTTAGAGATTACCTGTACATAGTTGAAAATTGAGGCTATGTTATGAGGCCAAAGTGAATTAAACAAGAAGGAAAACTCTCTTGAGCTTTGGCTGAATGGTAGCTAAGTACTGAACAAAAGTTAAGGTCCAGTTAGCAATGCCTGGCTCCCTATGacaccaaaaaaaagaaaaggagagaaCAGGGGATCTTTTGTTATCTCACCTCTTGAAGAAAGTCTGCCACTCCTTTTCTTTCTGGGCACCAGAAACCACAATCCTTAAAAAATTGGAGTGCTTGGCTTCGGGGGCCATGGTATACTATCTTCCCCTCTGCCATTAATATAAGATCATCAAATAACTCATAGGTTTCTGGTGCTGGCTGAAGGAGTGAAAGCACTGCAGTTGCATCTGTGATGTGCACCAATTGCTGGAGACATGTAACTATTTGAAAGGTTGTGGAGCTGTCCAAGCCAGTTGATATTTCATCCATAAAAAGAGCTTTTATAGGACCCACAATCATTTCTCCTGTCAtagtattttgaaaaaaaaaaattaaatggataCATTAAGTGGAAAATATTATGAAGATGAAGAATAAATAGTTTATTTGCAGCCTAAGCAGAAGTTTCACTAGCCTTCAATTTATCATTGATCATTGGTCTAGTAAAGAGGTGAGGCATTTCATATATTTTCAGCCAGGAGTTCTAATAGTTACAAGGAGAATATTGAGTTCTGAATTTTTCAAttacaacaaaatggcatataaaatcttatttatcaTTCCACATACCAGTAGTTAGCCTTTTCTTCTGTCCACCTGAAATGCCTCTATCTAGTGCATCACCTACCAGTATGTCAGCACAGATATCCAGTCCGAGAATCTGGTATATCAAAAGTTTGTATTCACATGTCAAAAAGGATAGAAACATCTTAAATGAACCACTCAATAAGTATGTACTCTAACTCAGCCCTGCTTGAAGCAGATGTACCTTTAAAACATACTCTGTTTGAAGATTTTCGCTTTGTCCTTCAACTGAAATTGCCTGCAAAAATATTGCTATTTTCTTTGTAAactggttgtttggtaattatgAAATATGAGTTGTACAAACTAAAATTACCTTCATATAGGTATCAATATCTGGGTCAGGGATGATCCCTTCTTCTATTTCTCTCCTGCTGATTTCAGCCACTAGATCTGCATTACAAAGGATATATATGAATTACTACTGGTACTGTAACTAGTTACAATTTTGTGGGTAATCAACGATTGAGTAAGAAACATTACCAGCTCTGCCTCCAACACCTTGGCAGCGTGCTGAAAAGTCGATTGTTTCTCTCACTGTCATCTCTGGAACGTGCAGGTCATATTGGCTTATGTAAGCAGATGTTTTTTGGGGAACAAATTCATCTAGCTTGTAGCCATTGTAAGAGATTTCTCCAGAAAACTGAAGATAAGTAGAAGCAGTAGAATGTCACAGGGATTGGAGTATTGGGAAATTCAGCTTGCTCCATTACATTAGTTTTTGAAAGACTTTTAGAATTCCTTCATATATGAAGAAGCATCAATTGTAGTGCCCATATTCCTGATTAGTTTATGTTATGCTCAAACAAGTTTTCTATATGATTATGAAAACTTAGATACAAAGAGCTACTTGAACTAAATGAATTTGTCcaatgatttcactgtatattgTGTATAAAATACAGACCTTGAGAGATTGCTCTAATTTTCCAGCCAGTGCCTTTAACAAAGTCGTTTTCCCACACCCTGGTGGACCGAGAAGAAGAGTAAGCCTGCATTCAGAACCATCTTTGATAACTTAGCAATTTGGCCCCTTTTACTGTaagttctatcattttttttgtcacaatACAATATCCATGCTTAATAGAGTTTTCGCTACTTGTGAATTTTAAGGGACTCAATACTGAAAGACTGAAAACATGTGCTTGAATACATTCATGTGGACATGAACACTTATTTTGTCAGTAACTAGctaaaaatgagaaatattagtAACACACTCTTTACTTTGTTTAAAATTTGGTTGAAACCCATTAAATCATGTGGGTCTCACTCCCAGTCTTACTTACTctaaatgaatttcaataaatttcaaccaaaaatAAAGAGTGTGTTGTTAGCATTTCTAAGTTATCTCATGTTCTAAAATAACATACGCACATAACATATTCAATTACCTTGATGGCTTTATGATGCCACTGACATCATTCAGAATGCTTATCTCTGCCCCTTGAGAAGTACACGATATATTCTTCATGAAACCCTGTTCAAGTGATAAATTTAGCCCATTTTAGTATGAACAGCCACAgatatttctttgtttttttttttcttttagcttGTGTCTCTTAATATTGCTTTATATATTATTCGGTTTCATAAGAGAGTGGCCTGCTTAGGTTCAAGGAGGAAGCATCTACTTACAGAAAGTGAGCTAGAAAAAGAGTTCCATAGAGTTGGCAATGCCTTCCCTTGAACAACCTCACATTCTGCTCTTACATTCAGGTTCTTGTACTTGACCTCCACAGTAGGTAACTTCACATTGACTCTGAAAACAACCAATTTGTCAATTTCTTGAAATAAAGTGCCTACATCAACTGGTACCCCATTTATGTCTCTACACAATCAAAATGGGGAAactgaataaaaagaaaaccaaTCAATGGGGGAAACACAAAAAGGAAGTTTCTAACACCAAATAGAATTTTGAAAACAGGTCAAAAGCTATCCTATTTTAGATGACAAATATGAAGGGTTGTTGTCACTTGTCAATACCCCACTCTACCAATTACTCAAACAAAATGTTACCCCTATTTTGTTTGTAACAACACAAAGAACATCTTTTGCAACTTGATCAAGGCAAGTGTAAATACCTGTCCATCCTTTCTCTAAGTTTCTGCAGCAGTTGGAGGTTATCATTCTCAATGTGCTTGATGAGCTTGTCAATGAACAAACGCTTTTCCACAGCTCCAAGCTTGGAAACATCAGCCACCCTTTTGCTGCCGCTTCTCAACGTGATGACagtgctgctgctgctgctgcttgcACCCTCCTCCTGACTGACATCAACAAAAGAAGTCTTAATCCTTTTGAAAGTAGGTAGTTTCTCTATAGCAGCCCACTTGGACTGAAGCTCCTTATCTTCCTCCACAAAGGAATCTGCATCTCTCTCAAAGGTCAACACATGGCCTTGGGTTCTTCCTCTTGGAGTTAACTCCATTGGAATTGAACTTAGTTTTGCTTGAAGCAGCTACTACTACTGGAGCTGTTAAGCCTTAAGCTTCTCACAATCACTGATATGATCTTAGAAGTTGCCAGTGATTGTTACAGATTGTGagaagggagaaagaaaagtctTCACACAGAAAAAAACAATAGTgtgtcttattttctttctcctttaaaACAAGGAAAGCAGTACTTGCTGAAGAAGATCCTATAGCAGCCACCTCTTGTGTGGCCCCCTGATGGGGAAACAACCCAATCTGGTCGTGTGATTGTCAAAGCTTCATTCAATTGAATAAAGAGAGCTGTTTTGCTACATCTACAAGACCAAACAAGAGTTGTTGCGCTTGTTTAATTTGGTGTGCCTCTCTCTTTCATttagttattgttttttaatcacCTCATTCATCATTGACCGGTACAGAAAGTCCTTGTGCAGATTGTTTTTTCCCATGAAAGcatttttttagttcatattATTATAACATGTTGTTGACTTTGAATTGAAGTAAGTAATTGGAAAAGTGATTACTCCCAACGGTTGTAATATCTTTTACGTTAAACTATCTACTTGGTATgtaattttctctattttaagtttttttgctATATCATTGTCATCAAATATCTAtcaatgttatttattattaatttttgttagaaaaCTTAATCAGTCACCTTTAATGgaattatttcttttcattcacatttttttttattcacaaaattCATACTTATTTAAAGGAATAAAGTCTAATATCACTCAAAACAATAACAAGTTGatttttctgttttaaaatttacttcttacacttttttttactaagtTAATATTTCCAGAAAGTTTTTATAGCAATTTTATATTGTCATAAGTTTTTAGCATGTGCTGAAATTTAAACTTAcatttttctcataaaaaagCTAAACTTAAATGGGatcaattttactttttctctCAGCTGAAGTTTTACAAGCATAAGTGGTGATAACCCACATTTGTCTCTCCCAAGAGCACTTGTGttgtgattttattaaaaaaaaaatatattaaaagttaacTTCAACCTTTAATCAACGCTCGTTTAGCTTGGGTCCGCcaaagaatataatatattatgaaaTTACGATGCCTAGCTATAAGTGCTTTTCCGGATGAAGACGCCAAAGATGCATATAACCTGGCATTTTTTTACTAACGGTGGAGCCATGGACTTTCCATAAAGCGGATGAGGAAAGAGTAAGGAAATAACCAGATAATATtctaattttcaattattaataacgtcatgttatgttatgttatgtttGTGCCAAAGGAAAATGTGatgttattaatttgtttttaaaaattgatagatgtttttgttcaacaaaagatcaaatttgaattaaaattatccTCTTTAGTGAGGCCAAATTTTCTTGAGCATATTCAGGTAAATTCCATTTCCAGCGTGAATTTGTTGAATAGCTAATTAATATGATAATGGATGTGGACTTTCAAAGATCAGAGGCGGCtggttgaataaaaaatatactgaaAATAGCCACTGACTTGTTTTCAAAGCTGAGACTCGTATAGATATGATATGAGATTGAGGAATTTGCTGGACATATACTACCTGTTGTGTGAAAAGCACATCATGCTGTATTCTGTCTTCAAATAATGCTTGGTTGCTATTACCTGCACAAAATTCTAAAATCATTTAACAATCAAAAATTAAATCGGAGgatgattattatttaataattaaattaaaattcaatttaactacactaaccatttttttaaaaaaaaattgtactatTATCAAATGATAAATTGCCCTTTACagtaaaattcttaaattttataataattaatttaaaagtcatatataataatttttaattatttgatagtaAAAAAAAGCTTTATACTAAAGATGCATGCAAATTAAACTGATAagactattttttaatatatacattttctttttccttcttttaatcTCACATATCATGTGAGGGAATGATTACAATTACatatacacaattttttaaaaattacaattacaacaTACGCATATAAAGTGTTcactagtttaaattttaaattttttatattatctataattttttttgctttcatttaaTGAAAAAccgttatatataataaatttattaactcttaatttaattatttcccctgctgatttaaataaaaaatttgtacgatttaaataatttatttcacttCATTTTCGTGTCACATGGGATTATCATAACCGCATTGGCCACCACCGTAACTAACTTTGACTTTTTCCAACGCTTCGtatggaatttttttattttttttattttgctcgaacattctatttttatcatttttaataatttaatgtcaaaatacattaaaaaccttttttaaaatttatttctaaaattgatatataaatCAATTCTATAAACACTATTCGAAATGTTTTATAAATCactttctaaaattaattttacggaaaaatatttaatacattcaaaaattagaattaaaaatacTCATTTAAAACTAATACTAAAGAACGTGATAATAactctttgaaaataaaatatttgaaagtaaCGTAAAAAAGATAGCGTGGGTACAAAAAATAATTCCGCCCTTCCTATGAGGATGAGTGTCTTTGTCTTTGAGTCTCCAGCAGTAGGTGCCTGACCTTGCTGTCTTGTTTTGgaactttcttattttctaatCACAACTTGTTACACAGTAATTGAAATTTACAACAAGATTACCACGCACAACATGTGTTGAATATAATCGACACTTGGAGACTCTTTTTTTGCCTTTCAATGCACAATCTTACAAATTTTACCTCCCAAATTACAAAATGTTACaaattttagttagtttttgagTTTCCATTGCATCTTAAGTAGCATGATGACGTAGTCATTAGTTTGCCACAGTTTTTGAACCACCAAAATATGGTGAgttgaattttataaattcaaagcTTGAACTAATGATTAGCTTGATTCACGTGTTCCTCACGTTGACacttcttaaaaaacaaaatgtctTGCAGGCCTAACAGGAATATTTTTTGGGGGAAAACAACAAACAAACGGTGGGTAtgcttaaacttaaaaaaaaaataagtatttttttaaaagcatagaatttgtttcttaaaataaatagaaaattattttttaaagaagaaaCAGTCTAGACCAATATACTAAAAAGacagaaaattatttatttaattaaaacaaatatttatttcaacaaataaattgacccaaaatataggcagagaaaagaaaaagagagagcaaGAATAGTAGCACAAATGTAACAGATTGAATATGATTATTGGGCTGGTCAGACCACCTGATCATCACTTGAGTCCCGAGGCTTAACATTTTGGGAGGTACTATTAacacttcaattttttattcacaCTACTAACATCGGTGTTTTTTTTTAGGTAATTCCAAAACTATTCCTTTCACATAAACATGATTTCATTGTATAATTATACAACAAAATCGTATTTTCGTTATTTACTAAAAggatgtaacaaaaaaaataacgaaaatatgatttcattctataatatataatgaaatTGTGTTTCCTttgtttcattcttttttattgtacTTACTAAAACCAAAAGTATGTTTCCATTGAGAAAGATAGCCAACGAACACCAACAATCATCCAAGTCATCGTTGTCGTTATGcatcaccatcaccatcatcatccTAGTGTTGTTTCAGGCCGCTATCACCCCATACAAACAACATCATCGAGCTCTCTCACCTTTGTAGCGACCCAAACAACACCCTATAACAACAAATTTGCAAAACAATATGCATACCACCAATCTTGTCATCAACAAAAACAACCACAACGCAAACTAGATCTATGTGCGACCTCAACCTTTGCACTCGTGAAACGCTGCCACTCAAGTCTAGGCAGTTCAATGATAAAGATTGATGGTCATTTGGGGTTGGTGTGGTTTGGGTGGGGAAAGAGAGGGAGTGAGAAAATTTTGGTAAGTACACAAAAGAGAGATTTCGTATGATATGACGGTGTCAATAGCAAATTTAGCAATGTCAATAATAATAGTGCCCTAACATTTTCTAGCCTAGCTACACTTCTTGTCATGCTAGCTCAAAAAAGTTCAAGGTCATTCACATCTAAGTATTAAACAATGTTTGTGCAAACTAACATCAAATTAGCAATCTAATATAACAGTTAAGTAATTTTAACTTTAACGTGACTTTCAgcataatttttatgataatttgaatatatcTTAAGCTTTCAATTGATTATATTTATGAACATTGTGTTCGTGTAAGAGTTACTCCTGCGAGTAACATTAAACAAAGAAACTGAGTGcaggaagaaaaaacaaaatcaaagtgAGAGTAAAAGAGTTGGGAACCTGCTAGTGGTAGTGGAGTGAGGTTCCCTTAGAAGCTGAGCCAGTAAATCTTATATGGAAAAGGATCGTATGGCTGGTAATGTAGAACTTTAAATGTCTTAGCTCAGTTACTTTTTAGCTAGTATCTTATTAGTATTTGTTACTACATATTTAAtgaatcatattaaataatattttattggtattttttattatttatttaatgaatcatattaataatagaGCATTTAATACAAAGTGGATTTTAAATGtgcatttattatgaaatattaaaaaatggatAGTAGGTTTTAATGGTATTATTAATGAGTATTTGAATTTACACATTCATTAGTTATTATAAGctcatttatttgttatttcttCCGTTCCAtgtataatagaaaaaaatccaaaaataattatcatttaatattaattatttttttacttataattttttataatattaatggtaaacaataaaatttataaatgagttaataataatataagattaattatgTATAACCTAAACGCAGACAGAAATATTTTTGGGGAAAAGACAACAAACAGAATATGGGCTGGGAAAAGGGTGGTAGGAAGAGCAGCCTGACACAAATGTAAGACAGTAAGAGATTGATATATGATTATTGGACTGGTCAGACCTGTTCACAACTCGAGCCAAGAAAGTTTTCGGGCTTAACATTTTCTAGCCTAGCCACACTCCTTGTCAGGCTAGCCCAAAAAATATTCAAGCCCATTCAGTTCTAAGTATTAAAGCAATGTTTGTACAAACTAACATATCAAATTAGCAATCTAATACAACTGTCAAGTAACTTTAACGTGACTTTCAGCATAACttttataatgattttgatataCCTTAAGCTTATAActgattatatttaaaaacattgtGTTCATGTAAGAATTACTTCTGCATGTAACATTAAACAAAGAAAGAGAGTGCaggatggaaaaaaaaaaaatccaagtgAGAGTAAGGCACTCATTCAAACCAAAggagaaattaaacaaagaaagtTGGAATAAAAGAGTTGGGTACCTGCAAGTGGTAGTGGAGTGAGGTTCCCTTAGAAGCTGAGCCAGTAAATCTCAAATGGAGGAGGATATAAGGTATGGCTGATAATGGAGATCTTTAGATGTCTTATTTAGAGGATTACACCGAAAGCTCCACCTATTTTTATAGTTGCAACAAATCTATTACTCTCTCCTATCTTCCTCCATTTCACATTATGAATgcatcttttttccttttctttcttgatcTTAGGTTTCGTGGGTCTCACTATTTTTGTGGTTTAGAAATTTGCACACTCAAAAGTTAGTAAATGATAGTAATAGTGATGATAAGGTCTTGTCAAGTAGTGTCTTTAGTGTATTTCATTAGTATTAATTATATGGGTAAATGGTGAATTTAGTCTctgtaatttatatttgtagagataattttatttttgtattatgaAAATTACCTATTTAGTTCACAGATGTGAAATGTCACGACAATTTAGTCCAATCATTAAAATCCTTCTGTCTCTGTTAACGGACGTAGCCTACATACTTATCTATGTAACAAGTATACGTGTGCATAGTGATTTTTCATATCATTTTGGACTAAATTGTCacttctttttaatatattgattttcGAAGCAACAAACATAATGGTTAGGTACAGATGAACTTTCCTTCAAAAAATTTTCCACCAAAACATATATACTTATTGACAAATTGATCCCTAacaaatattagtaatttaaaaaatagtccACAAAAACATATACTCTCATCGTGCACCACATTCTCACTATGCTTTCACCGCGTTCTTGTCGCGTCGCTCTGGTTTTATTGCTTTTGGTCACGTTCTTTCAAGCAGCCACCAAACAGAAGTGCAACAAGCGCCGAGAAGGATGCGTGTCGGGTTCGCATTCTAAGTCTTGGATGGTGAGGATGGCGTCGCATTCTAGTAGTGTGGCAAACCTCCGCATTCTTGCAAGTGGCCACCAGAGGAAGCACATCCAGCAACAGAAATGGTGTGTGTCACGACAACAAGGAGAGAGGAGTGAGGCATGGTTTGGTGGGTAGGATTGGCTTTCAGAAAAGAAAACATAcaagaaatgatttttttgtggtgttttatactttttaattttaatgataatttaatttgtgCCTGTTACACACTCATTTTGTCACGTAAACCAGTTTGAGCCACGTAGACTATGACCGTTAACAGAGACGGAAGGATTTTAACGGTTGAACCAAAATGTCGTGACGTTTgatatttatgaattaaataagtaattttcatAGTATAAGAACGAAATTGTCATTGAATGTAAACCACATGGACTAAATTTATCATTTGTcctaattatgttttattaaatattgttaatttgttgataaaataaatattgaatcattttaatattttaatataataaataattttcaatatatactttttattttcattttttttctaaaaaacatTAATCAACATTTgcctaataataaaattaattaaaagacaaggcagttcaattcatttctctttttcattttcattccaaatttaaataaagaaaaatagcaatAATTATTACCAGAAGAAAGACCAATCGTTAAATTTTTGGTTCCAAAATCACATAGTAACGAGCAATTTAGTGATAGtgactattatttttaaatattgagcAAAAAAACAATCGTTCAATTTGtctctaaaatcaatttttaaattgtttttaaaatcactttcaaaatttCTATAGATAATTTCTAGATCGATCTGTAAAATTAATCTCTAAATAAGTTATAGAATCGATCTCTAAATTAATGTCTAAAATTAGTTAGTAACAATTTAGcgattaattaaaattgatcttTAAATAAGTCTATAGAATCTATCTCTCAATCAATGTCTAAGATTAGTTCGTAGCAATTTAGCGATTAATCAAAATTGATCTCTAATTCACTCACGAATTAATTTAGTTTCAACTTTGTtatcattaaaaacattttttatatagtttattaatattcaaaatatcatttataattaaaatcttatattgACGATACGGTATTTAAAATTAGCTATTGTTAACTTTTTGAAgttgaataaaaatgaaaaatatgctTAAGAGCTTCATTTATAGTTGCTCATGGATTTAGGTCCGTTGATTATAaggttttcataaataaaaaaatcgtttaaaaaaatatccatttatttttgctttccaaaatatatattggaaattctttataaattaaaataattgtcaaATCGAAAAGCTAAAAGAAAGCATGTTCGACCAGAAACTCACTTACACTTATTGGcctta contains:
- the LOC114419915 gene encoding pleiotropic drug resistance protein 3-like isoform X1, whose amino-acid sequence is MELTPRGRTQGHVLTFERDADSFVEEDKELQSKWAAIEKLPTFKRIKTSFVDVSQEEGASSSSSSTVITLRSGSKRVADVSKLGAVEKRLFIDKLIKHIENDNLQLLQKLRERMDRVNVKLPTVEVKYKNLNVRAECEVVQGKALPTLWNSFSSSLSGFMKNISCTSQGAEISILNDVSGIIKPSRLTLLLGPPGCGKTTLLKALAGKLEQSLKFSGEISYNGYKLDEFVPQKTSAYISQYDLHVPEMTVRETIDFSARCQGVGGRADLVAEISRREIEEGIIPDPDIDTYMKAISVEGQSENLQTEYVLKILGLDICADILVGDALDRGISGGQKKRLTTGEMIVGPIKALFMDEISTGLDSSTTFQIVTCLQQLVHITDATAVLSLLQPAPETYELFDDLILMAEGKIVYHGPRSQALQFFKDCGFWCPERKGVADFLQEVISKKDQRQYWYRTDIPYKYVSVDEFSQIFKSSYWGRMLNDELSRPDDKSESHKNALSFSKYSLGKLDLFKACMKREILLMKRNSFIYVFKTAQLTITAIITMTVFIRTQRAVDLIGANYLLGSLYYTLVRLMTNGVAELIMTITRLPVVDKQKEFYLYPAWAYCLPSAILKIPFSVLDSIVWTSVTYYVIGYSPEITRQVLCLISCTHKIAYFSFTLQSFSYLSLSYGIRFLRQFLLLVTLHMSSTSMCRCLASVFKTDVAATTVGSLVLVLMFLFGGFILPRPSLPRWLRWGFWLSPMSYGEIGITLNEFLAPRWQKIQEGNITVGREVLRSHGLDFDSHFYWLSVGALLGFTILFDFGFVLALSYIKQPKMSRALVSKKRLSQLRERETSNSVELKSVTVDIGHTPRENQSTGKMVLPFEPLSIAFKDVQYFVDIPPEMKKHGSDEKRLQLLCDITGAFRPGILTALMGVSGAGKTTLMDVLSGRKTGGIIEGDIRIGGYPKVQKTFERVSGYCEQNDIHSPYITVEESVTYSAWLRLPTEIDSVTKGKFVEEVLETIELDYIKDCLVGIPGQSGLSTEQRKRLTIAVELVSNPSIIFMDEPTSSLDARAAAVVMRAVKNVVATGRTTVCTIHQPSIDIFETFDELILMKSGGRIIYSGMLGHHSSRLIEYFQNIPGVPKIKDNYNPATWMLEATSASVEAELKIDFAQIYKESHLCRDTLELVRELSEPLPGSKDLHFSTRFPQNSLGQFMACLWKQHLSYWRSPEYNLTRFIFMIVCAIIFGAVFWQKGKKINNQQDLFNVLGSMYIAVIFLGLNYCSTILPYVATERAVLYREKFAGMYSSTAYSFAQVVIEIPYILVQSILYVAITYPMIGFHWSVQKVFWYFYTTFCTFLYFVYLGMMVMSMSSNLDIASVLSTAVYTIFNLFSGFLMPGPKIPKWWIWCYWICPTAWSLNGLLTSQYGDIEKEVLVFGERKSVGSFLRDYYGFRHDRLSLVAVVLIVYPIVYASLFAYFIKKMNYQKR
- the LOC114419915 gene encoding pleiotropic drug resistance protein 3-like isoform X2, with the translated sequence MELTPRGRTQGHVLTFERDADSFVEEDKELQSKWAAIEKLPTFKRIKTSFVDVSQEEGASSSSSSTVITLRSGSKRVADVSKLGAVEKRLFIDKLIKHIENDNLQLLQKLRERMDRVNVKLPTVEVKYKNLNVRAECEVVQGKALPTLWNSFSSSLSGFMKNISCTSQGAEISILNDVSGIIKPSRLTLLLGPPGCGKTTLLKALAGKLEQSLKFSGEISYNGYKLDEFVPQKTSAYISQYDLHVPEMTVRETIDFSARCQGVGGRADLVAEISRREIEEGIIPDPDIDTYMKAISVEGQSENLQTEYVLKILGLDICADILVGDALDRGISGGQKKRLTTGEMIVGPIKALFMDEISTGLDSSTTFQIVTCLQQLVHITDATAVLSLLQPAPETYELFDDLILMAEGKIVYHGPRSQALQFFKDCGFWCPERKGVADFLQEVISKKDQRQYWYRTDIPYKYVSVDEFSQIFKSSYWGRMLNDELSRPDDKSESHKNALSFSKYSLGKLDLFKACMKREILLMKRNSFIYVFKTAQLTITAIITMTVFIRTQRAVDLIGANYLLGSLYYTLVRLMTNGVAELIMTITRLPVVDKQKEFYLYPAWAYCLPSAILKIPFSVLDSIVWTSVTYYVIGYSPEITRFLRQFLLLVTLHMSSTSMCRCLASVFKTDVAATTVGSLVLVLMFLFGGFILPRPSLPRWLRWGFWLSPMSYGEIGITLNEFLAPRWQKIQEGNITVGREVLRSHGLDFDSHFYWLSVGALLGFTILFDFGFVLALSYIKQPKMSRALVSKKRLSQLRERETSNSVELKSVTVDIGHTPRENQSTGKMVLPFEPLSIAFKDVQYFVDIPPEMKKHGSDEKRLQLLCDITGAFRPGILTALMGVSGAGKTTLMDVLSGRKTGGIIEGDIRIGGYPKVQKTFERVSGYCEQNDIHSPYITVEESVTYSAWLRLPTEIDSVTKGKFVEEVLETIELDYIKDCLVGIPGQSGLSTEQRKRLTIAVELVSNPSIIFMDEPTSSLDARAAAVVMRAVKNVVATGRTTVCTIHQPSIDIFETFDELILMKSGGRIIYSGMLGHHSSRLIEYFQNIPGVPKIKDNYNPATWMLEATSASVEAELKIDFAQIYKESHLCRDTLELVRELSEPLPGSKDLHFSTRFPQNSLGQFMACLWKQHLSYWRSPEYNLTRFIFMIVCAIIFGAVFWQKGKKINNQQDLFNVLGSMYIAVIFLGLNYCSTILPYVATERAVLYREKFAGMYSSTAYSFAQVVIEIPYILVQSILYVAITYPMIGFHWSVQKVFWYFYTTFCTFLYFVYLGMMVMSMSSNLDIASVLSTAVYTIFNLFSGFLMPGPKIPKWWIWCYWICPTAWSLNGLLTSQYGDIEKEVLVFGERKSVGSFLRDYYGFRHDRLSLVAVVLIVYPIVYASLFAYFIKKMNYQKR